In one window of Candidatus Cloacimonadota bacterium DNA:
- a CDS encoding ABC transporter ATP-binding protein, with the protein MTARTLLSARGITKTYTMGEIQVHALRGIDLDVQTGEFIAIMGASGSGKTTFMNLIGCLDKPSSGTYILDGFDVHAMDDAEITQVRNHKIGYVFQSFYLLPRTTALENVELPLLYSKKLHAKDRHARALKALETVGLNDRARHFPNQLSGGQQQRVAIARAIVNDPVFLLADEPTGNLDTRTSVEVMEFFQKLHSEGKTVILVTHEFDISQYATRIITFRDGRIISDVPNPKPRDATEDLKKLPRLDDGEEVA; encoded by the coding sequence ATGACGGCAAGAACCCTGCTCAGCGCGCGCGGGATCACCAAAACCTACACCATGGGCGAGATCCAGGTTCACGCCCTGCGCGGGATCGATCTGGACGTCCAAACCGGCGAATTCATCGCCATCATGGGCGCCAGCGGCTCTGGCAAGACCACTTTCATGAACCTGATCGGCTGTTTGGACAAACCCAGCTCCGGTACCTACATCCTTGATGGCTTCGATGTTCACGCCATGGACGATGCCGAGATCACCCAAGTGCGCAACCACAAGATCGGCTACGTGTTCCAGAGCTTTTACCTTTTGCCCCGCACCACGGCGCTGGAAAACGTGGAACTGCCCCTTTTGTATTCCAAAAAACTCCACGCCAAAGACCGCCACGCCCGGGCCCTCAAAGCACTCGAAACAGTGGGCCTGAACGACCGCGCCCGCCATTTCCCGAACCAGCTTTCCGGAGGCCAGCAGCAGCGTGTGGCCATCGCCCGCGCCATCGTCAACGACCCCGTGTTCCTGCTGGCGGACGAGCCCACGGGCAATCTGGACACCCGCACCAGCGTGGAGGTGATGGAGTTTTTCCAAAAGCTGCACTCCGAGGGCAAGACCGTGATCTTGGTAACCCACGAATTCGACATCTCCCAGTACGCCACCCGGATCATCACTTTCCGCGACGGCCGCATCATCTCCGATGTGCCCAACCCCAAGCCGCGCGACGCCACTGAAGATTTGAAGAAATTGCCCCGTCTGGACGACGGCGAGGAGGTGGCCTGA